ACCACCACCAAATGGATACTGCTGGTACTCCCTTTCAGCACCGTAGTGGACGTCCCCTGTTGATGAACCGATTGCACCTATGGTTATACCCCAGAGCACTGCAAGAAGGGGCAGTGGGAATGGATGTGCAAATCCAGGGATTGGTAATCTCATGAGATATGATAATCCTACAATACAGAATGTCACAATAAAGCCATGCCCTGCAATTGGGCCTAAATGCTGAACCAGCATGTCCATGAAGAGTGGCTGGTTGAACTGGGACTGGCTGACAATTCGTCCCATGTGGGATGTTACAGCGTAGGTTGTGTGTACCATTGCAGCGATTACAGAACCGATTGCAATGGCCATTATCACAGGTAGCTGCATTGAATTCATAAGGACAAATGCAACTGAACCAGCAATTCCGCACCAGGTCCCGTAGGCAACGGGTTCCCCTGAAACGGCCTTGTTGATTATTCGGTGCAGGTGTCCCATCTGTGGTGCCAGCTGAACCTGTGAGTTGGGGTTACTCTGGGATCCTACGTCAGACTCTAAGTCCTCTGCGGCTCCTGCTATGGTTGCAGCTGCACCCATGAGAGCTACAACACCTAAACCTGTTATCATAGGGTCCATATTTCTTCCTCCTTTTATTTTTGTGAATAAAAAAAATTAGGTGCATTACACTTAAAAACTTTGTGTAATGCACCTTCGTTAATCTATTTTGCAGGTGTTATGAGTGCTCTTTCACCGGCTGGTTCGAACTCTCGCAGAGCACCTTTGGCGAATTCACCACGGACGTTGGTGAAGTCGAAGACGAGGTTGTCGTCTGCAAAGGCTATTTTCACCAGTGGGTTGAACACGAAGGCGTCTCCACGGGCAGCGTGTGGTGCCTGACATATACCTGCGTATTCACCCTGGTGTCCCACGTTCATGGCGTAGTTTGGATAGTTAGGTCCACGAAGCTCCAGTGGCAGTCCCTCGTCGCCCCTTATTGAGAAGACGTTGGATGCTCCGCACTGG
This DNA window, taken from Methanothermobacter sp., encodes the following:
- the mtrE gene encoding tetrahydromethanopterin S-methyltransferase subunit E yields the protein MDPMITGLGVVALMGAAATIAGAAEDLESDVGSQSNPNSQVQLAPQMGHLHRIINKAVSGEPVAYGTWCGIAGSVAFVLMNSMQLPVIMAIAIGSVIAAMVHTTYAVTSHMGRIVSQSQFNQPLFMDMLVQHLGPIAGHGFIVTFCIVGLSYLMRLPIPGFAHPFPLPLLAVLWGITIGAIGSSTGDVHYGAEREYQQYPFGGGIPVAIHGDITTKAELGARNSMDVVHFCAKYGGPLTGFAFGAIVFLSFWNTIVFGITGGIISGLIIVLLVIILNNRLEVFARKKYGPYKEEE